The following proteins are encoded in a genomic region of Pseudomonas sp. Os17:
- the thrS gene encoding threonine--tRNA ligase: protein MPTITLPDGSQRSFDHPVSVAEVAASIGAGLAKATLAGKVNGKLVDACDVIDSDATLQIITPKDEEGLEIIRHSCAHLVGHAVKQLYPTAKMVIGPVIDEGFYYDIAYERPFTPEDMAAIEQRMQQLIEKDYDVIKKVTPRAEVIEVFKSRGEDYKLRLVEDMPNEQAMGLYYHEEYVDMCRGPHVPNTRFLKSFKLTKLSGAYWRGDAKNEQLQRVYGTAWADKKQLAAYIQRIEEAEKRDHRKIGKRLGLFHTQEEAPGMVFWHPNGWTLYQVLEQYMRKVQRENGYLEIKTPQVVDRSLWEKSGHWANYSENMFTTESESRDYAIKPMNCPCHVQVFNQGLKSYRELPMRLAEFGACHRNEPSGALHGIMRVRGFTQDDAHIFCTEDQMQAESAAFIKLTMDVYADFGFKDIEMKLSTRPEKRVGSDDLWDRAENALAAALDSAGLPYDLQPGEGAFYGPKIEFSLKDCLGRVWQCGTLQLDFNLPIRLGAEYVSEDNSRKHPVMLHRAILGSFERFVGILIEHYEGAFPAWLAPTQAVVMNITDKQADFALEVEKTLNQSGFRAKSDLRNEKIGFKIREHTLLKVPYLLVIGDREVEMQTVAVRTREGEDLGSMPVDQFSAFLAQAVSRRGRQDSE from the coding sequence ATGCCCACTATTACTCTTCCCGACGGCAGTCAACGTTCATTCGATCACCCGGTTTCCGTAGCTGAGGTCGCCGCATCCATCGGTGCCGGTTTGGCCAAGGCCACCTTGGCCGGCAAGGTCAACGGCAAGCTCGTCGACGCCTGTGATGTGATCGACAGCGATGCAACCCTGCAAATCATCACGCCAAAGGACGAAGAGGGGCTGGAGATCATTCGCCACTCTTGCGCTCACTTGGTGGGGCATGCGGTCAAGCAGTTGTACCCGACTGCCAAGATGGTCATCGGTCCGGTCATCGATGAAGGCTTCTATTACGACATCGCTTACGAACGGCCTTTCACTCCTGAGGACATGGCTGCCATCGAGCAGCGCATGCAGCAGTTGATCGAGAAAGACTACGACGTGATCAAGAAGGTTACGCCGCGAGCCGAAGTCATCGAAGTGTTCAAATCCCGCGGCGAAGACTACAAGTTGCGCCTGGTGGAGGACATGCCGAATGAGCAGGCAATGGGCCTGTACTATCACGAAGAATATGTCGACATGTGCCGCGGCCCGCATGTGCCGAACACGCGCTTCCTGAAATCCTTCAAGCTGACCAAGCTTTCGGGCGCCTACTGGCGTGGTGACGCCAAGAACGAGCAGTTGCAGCGGGTCTACGGTACTGCCTGGGCGGACAAGAAGCAGCTCGCCGCCTACATCCAGCGTATCGAGGAGGCCGAGAAGCGCGACCATCGCAAGATCGGTAAGCGCCTGGGCCTGTTCCATACCCAGGAAGAAGCGCCGGGCATGGTGTTCTGGCATCCCAATGGCTGGACTCTGTACCAGGTGCTTGAGCAGTACATGCGCAAGGTGCAGCGTGAAAACGGCTACCTGGAAATCAAGACGCCCCAAGTGGTCGATCGTAGCCTTTGGGAAAAGTCCGGACACTGGGCCAACTATTCCGAGAACATGTTCACCACCGAGTCGGAAAGCCGCGACTACGCGATCAAGCCAATGAACTGCCCCTGCCATGTGCAGGTGTTCAATCAGGGGTTGAAGAGCTACCGCGAGCTGCCGATGCGCCTGGCCGAATTCGGAGCCTGCCACCGTAACGAGCCGTCAGGTGCGTTGCACGGCATCATGCGCGTGCGGGGCTTCACTCAGGACGATGCGCACATCTTCTGTACCGAAGATCAGATGCAGGCCGAGTCTGCTGCTTTCATCAAGCTGACCATGGATGTCTATGCCGACTTCGGCTTTAAAGACATCGAAATGAAGCTTTCCACTCGTCCTGAAAAACGCGTGGGTTCCGATGACTTGTGGGATCGCGCGGAAAATGCCTTGGCTGCCGCTTTGGATAGCGCAGGCTTGCCGTACGATCTGCAGCCGGGTGAGGGTGCGTTCTACGGTCCGAAGATCGAATTTTCGTTGAAGGACTGCTTGGGGCGCGTCTGGCAGTGCGGTACCTTGCAGCTTGACTTCAACCTGCCTATTCGTTTGGGCGCTGAATACGTTTCCGAAGACAATAGCCGCAAGCATCCGGTGATGTTGCACCGGGCTATCCTCGGTTCCTTCGAGCGTTTTGTCGGGATTCTGATCGAGCATTACGAGGGTGCGTTCCCTGCGTGGCTGGCTCCGACTCAGGCCGTGGTGATGAATATCACTGATAAACAGGCAGATTTTGCCCTCGAAGTGGAAAAAACACTCAATCAAAGCGGATTTCGTGCCAAGTCCGACTTGAGAAATGAAAAGATCGGCTTTAAAATCCGCGAGCATACTTTGCTCAAGGTTCCCTATCTCTTGGTTATTGGAGATCGGGAGGTCGAGATGCAGACTGTCGCTGTGCGTACCCGTGAAGGTGAAGACCTGGGCTCGATGCCTGTGGACCAATTCTCGGCGTTCCTCGCACAAGCGGTTTCCCGGCGTGGTCGCCAAGATTCGGAGTAA
- the infC gene encoding translation initiation factor IF-3, producing MIIKRDMRQDKRAAPKAPINENISAREVRLIGADGEQIGIVSIDEALRIAEEAKLDLVEISADAVPPVCRVMDYGKSIFEKKKQIAAAKKNQKQIQVKEIKFRPGTEEGDYQVKLRNLVRFLSDGDRAKVSLRFRGREMAHQELGMELLKRVEADLQEYGSVEQHPKMEGRQLIMVIAPKKKK from the coding sequence ATTATTATTAAGCGTGATATGAGACAAGATAAACGAGCTGCACCGAAAGCCCCGATCAACGAGAATATCTCGGCACGCGAGGTTCGGTTAATTGGCGCTGACGGCGAGCAGATTGGCATCGTCTCGATTGATGAAGCGCTTCGTATAGCTGAAGAAGCCAAGCTGGATCTGGTGGAAATTTCCGCCGACGCAGTCCCACCTGTTTGCCGGGTGATGGATTACGGCAAGTCGATCTTCGAGAAGAAGAAGCAGATTGCCGCTGCGAAGAAGAACCAGAAGCAGATTCAGGTTAAAGAAATCAAGTTTCGTCCAGGGACGGAGGAAGGGGATTACCAGGTAAAACTGCGCAACCTGGTACGTTTCCTGAGTGACGGGGACAGGGCCAAGGTATCCTTGCGATTCCGCGGCCGTGAGATGGCCCACCAGGAGCTGGGGATGGAACTCCTCAAGCGGGTTGAAGCTGACCTGCAAGAGTACGGTTCGGTCGAACAGCATCCTAAGATGGAAGGACGCCAGCTGATCATGGTCATCGCCCCGAAAAAGAAGAAGTAA